One segment of Candidatus Blochmannia ocreatus DNA contains the following:
- the rpmI gene encoding 50S ribosomal protein L35: MPKIKTHRASKKRFKITASGQFKFKHAYMRHILTKKSTKNKRYLRQKSILSKIYWSTVKKQLPYL, translated from the coding sequence ATGCCTAAAATTAAAACACATCGTGCGTCTAAAAAACGTTTTAAGATTACTGCTTCGGGACAATTTAAATTCAAACACGCCTACATGAGGCACATTTTAACTAAAAAATCTACAAAAAATAAACGTTATTTACGTCAAAAATCTATTCTCTCTAAGATATATTGGTCCACTGTAAAAAAACAACTACCATATCTATAA
- the rplT gene encoding 50S ribosomal protein L20, with product MTRVKKSVSARARHKKILKKTAGYYGARSRTYKVAYQAVIKSGQYSYRDRKQKKRLFRKLWINRINAASRNYGISYNNVINGLHKSDIIINRKILADIAMHDKESFSILIEKIKTNLKN from the coding sequence ATGACACGTGTTAAAAAAAGCGTATCAGCACGCGCCCGGCATAAAAAAATACTAAAAAAAACTGCAGGATATTACGGAGCTAGATCTAGGACTTATAAAGTTGCTTATCAAGCAGTCATAAAATCTGGTCAATACTCCTATAGAGATCGAAAACAAAAAAAGCGTTTATTTCGTAAATTATGGATTAATCGCATCAATGCAGCATCGCGAAACTACGGGATTTCCTACAATAATGTAATAAATGGTCTACACAAATCTGATATTATCATAAACAGAAAAATACTAGCCGACATAGCCATGCATGATAAAGAAAGCTTTTCTATATTAATAGAAAAAATTAAAACTAATTTAAAAAATTAA
- the pheS gene encoding phenylalanine--tRNA ligase subunit alpha: protein MLLKKIDQLVIQAKSSILESNNFSTLEETRVKFLGKKGHIHQYLKTLRHVPSEIRIKLGIKINQAKKDIYILYTQQKNTLKLNNIKNTLALNTLDITLPGRFSETGKIHPITHTIEHMKFFFKKLGFSIEHGPEIETNYFNFDALNIPEHHPAREEHDTFWFDETQLLRTHTSGVQIRAMMKNAPPIQTISFGKVYRKDYDQHHTPMFHQMEGFIIDTKINLSNLKKILYDFLYDFFNKNIILRFRPSYFPFTEPSAEIDILENNKKKWLEILGCGVIHPNILDHVGINTKQFSGVAFGIGVERITMLLYHLNDIRTFFKNDLQFLRQFKYP from the coding sequence ATGTTATTAAAAAAAATCGATCAGTTGGTTATCCAAGCGAAATCATCTATATTAGAATCTAATAATTTCTCTACTTTAGAAGAGACACGTGTTAAATTTTTGGGTAAAAAAGGACATATACATCAATATTTAAAAACTCTACGTCATGTTCCCTCAGAAATACGAATAAAATTGGGAATAAAAATTAATCAAGCTAAAAAAGATATTTACATATTATACACACAACAAAAAAATACCCTAAAATTAAATAATATAAAAAATACCTTAGCTCTAAATACATTAGATATTACTCTACCGGGTCGTTTTTCAGAAACAGGCAAAATTCATCCAATCACACATACTATAGAGCACATGAAATTTTTTTTCAAAAAATTAGGTTTTTCTATAGAACATGGTCCGGAAATTGAAACAAACTATTTTAATTTTGATGCATTGAACATTCCTGAACACCACCCTGCAAGAGAAGAACATGATACTTTCTGGTTTGACGAAACACAATTATTACGTACGCATACATCCGGAGTACAAATACGCGCTATGATGAAAAACGCTCCACCAATACAAACTATTTCTTTTGGAAAAGTATATCGAAAAGATTATGATCAGCATCATACGCCTATGTTCCATCAAATGGAAGGGTTTATAATAGATACTAAAATAAATTTAAGTAACTTAAAAAAAATATTATATGATTTTCTGTATGATTTTTTTAATAAAAATATTATTCTACGCTTTAGACCATCTTATTTCCCCTTTACAGAGCCATCTGCAGAAATTGATATTTTAGAAAACAACAAAAAAAAATGGTTGGAAATATTAGGATGTGGAGTAATACATCCCAATATATTAGATCATGTTGGAATTAATACAAAACAATTTTCAGGAGTAGCTTTTGGCATTGGAGTAGAAAGAATAACCATGTTATTATACCACTTAAATGATATAAGAACTTTTTTTAAAAATGATTTACAATTTCTTAGACAATTTAAATACCCATAA
- the pheT gene encoding phenylalanine--tRNA ligase subunit beta, protein MKFSEMWIRQWINPPVNSAELGDQLTMAGLKVTELQPVSNKFYEIIIGEIIECKTHEALQNIWITTVNIGDIKLLNIFCQKKNCKKNIRVAVAKIGVILPNGNYIKPITIQGKQSEGILCTFAELGITNITEEIIELPNDAPIGQNLFNYLNLHDNTLEINITPNRGDCLSVIGVSREIAVINQLKLKKIKTSAVIPTISDTIPIFIDVPEVCPQFFGRILKNININTPTPVWITEKLRRCNINTVNIVIDTIHYVLLELGQPIYIFDYEKLEGQLICIRFSQIGEELVLSNKNNKTLKLFPNTIVFCDKKKPLSIAGAAIPDTYSVQPTTHNIILQSAFFYPITIARQSKQYNLHDPYSFRYARGVDIKISEEALNQATNLLINNCGGQSGPIINITNHNFLPKTIKITLNRSKLDKLLGFHIPDQKISHILTQLGYKFIFINDTWTVTIPTWRFDISIEENLIAEIIRINGYNNIPKKTFYHYHSSTNQKYHHNFSDISLSRAKTLLIDKGYQEIITYSFINPKIQKLLHPKQTPLILKNPITSEMSVMRLSLWTGLITTLLYNYNRQHKQIKLFESGICFVPKNHSNKQVEQNLMISGIRSGLRFNKHWDLGIYPVDFYDIKGDVEALLNITIKMHCVKFREYTHPALQLGQSAAIYVKNICIGYIGMINPMIQMQLNIRPKILMFELSWNMMKQCTFSEVHNTISVSKFPKNYRDISVIIPEDICIDSIITACKSLSKKDKIIDIQLFDIYKGQKIPKGFKSITMQLSIQSNTHTLEETEISDIIKKCAIILQTHFNGTIR, encoded by the coding sequence ATGAAATTTAGTGAAATGTGGATACGTCAATGGATTAATCCTCCTGTAAACAGCGCTGAATTAGGGGATCAGCTAACTATGGCTGGGCTTAAAGTTACTGAATTACAACCAGTATCTAACAAATTTTATGAAATAATTATTGGCGAAATTATAGAATGTAAAACCCATGAAGCTTTACAAAATATATGGATAACAACAGTAAATATTGGAGATATAAAACTATTAAATATTTTTTGTCAAAAGAAAAATTGCAAAAAAAACATCCGAGTTGCTGTAGCTAAAATTGGAGTGATATTACCAAATGGTAACTACATAAAACCAATAACCATACAAGGAAAACAATCAGAAGGTATTTTATGTACTTTTGCAGAGTTAGGTATTACGAATATTACTGAAGAAATTATAGAACTACCGAACGATGCGCCCATTGGTCAAAATTTATTTAATTATTTAAATCTACATGATAATACACTAGAAATTAACATTACTCCAAACCGAGGAGACTGCCTTAGCGTTATTGGCGTATCTAGGGAAATAGCAGTTATAAATCAACTTAAACTAAAAAAAATTAAAACATCTGCAGTTATTCCAACGATTAGTGATACTATCCCGATATTTATCGACGTACCAGAGGTATGCCCACAATTCTTCGGAAGAATTCTAAAAAATATTAATATAAATACCCCAACACCTGTATGGATAACAGAAAAACTACGACGATGTAATATTAATACAGTTAATATAGTTATAGATACTATCCATTATGTATTACTGGAATTAGGTCAACCCATTTATATATTTGACTATGAAAAACTTGAAGGTCAACTAATTTGCATAAGATTTTCTCAAATTGGTGAAGAACTAGTGTTATCTAATAAAAACAACAAAACATTAAAACTTTTTCCAAACACAATAGTGTTTTGTGACAAAAAAAAACCACTATCAATCGCTGGAGCAGCTATACCGGATACATATAGCGTTCAACCTACAACACATAATATTATTTTACAATCCGCTTTTTTTTATCCTATAACTATAGCCAGACAATCTAAACAATATAATTTACATGATCCTTACTCTTTTCGTTACGCAAGAGGAGTTGATATAAAAATATCCGAAGAAGCTTTAAATCAAGCTACAAATTTATTAATAAATAACTGTGGAGGACAATCCGGTCCAATCATAAATATAACGAACCATAATTTTTTACCAAAAACAATAAAAATTACATTAAATCGATCAAAATTAGATAAATTACTTGGATTTCATATACCTGATCAAAAAATCTCACACATTTTAACGCAACTTGGTTATAAATTTATATTTATAAATGATACTTGGACAGTAACAATACCCACTTGGCGATTTGATATATCTATAGAAGAAAATTTAATAGCAGAAATAATACGTATTAATGGATATAATAATATTCCTAAAAAAACATTTTATCACTATCACTCCAGTACAAATCAAAAATATCATCATAACTTCTCCGATATATCATTATCCAGAGCAAAAACTTTACTTATCGATAAAGGATATCAAGAAATAATAACATACAGTTTTATAAATCCTAAAATTCAAAAACTATTACACCCAAAACAAACACCTTTAATTTTAAAAAATCCAATTACATCAGAAATGTCGGTTATGAGATTATCTTTATGGACTGGTCTCATAACAACGCTATTATATAATTATAATAGACAGCACAAACAAATTAAACTCTTTGAGAGCGGTATATGTTTTGTTCCCAAAAATCATTCTAATAAACAAGTAGAACAAAATCTTATGATATCTGGAATACGCTCTGGTCTCAGATTTAATAAACATTGGGATCTAGGAATATATCCTGTAGATTTTTACGATATAAAAGGTGATGTAGAAGCACTATTAAATATCACTATTAAAATGCATTGTGTAAAATTTAGGGAATATACACATCCTGCTCTACAACTTGGACAGAGCGCTGCTATTTACGTAAAAAATATATGTATTGGCTATATTGGAATGATTAATCCTATGATACAAATGCAACTAAACATACGTCCCAAAATATTAATGTTTGAACTATCATGGAACATGATGAAGCAATGTACATTTTCTGAAGTTCATAATACTATCTCTGTTTCTAAATTTCCTAAAAATTACCGTGATATTTCCGTAATAATACCCGAAGATATCTGCATAGATTCTATTATTACTGCATGCAAATCGCTTTCTAAAAAAGATAAAATTATTGACATTCAATTATTTGATATCTATAAAGGCCAGAAAATACCAAAAGGTTTCAAAAGTATTACTATGCAATTATCCATACAAAGTAATACACATACTCTAGAAGAAACAGAAATTTCTGATATAATTAAAAAATGCGCAATAATTTTACAAACACATTTTAACGGCACTATAAGATAA
- a CDS encoding lipoate--protein ligase, protein MYSLRLLLSDSYDPWFNLSLESYIFQNMPKNQTILFLWRNQNTVVIGRAQNAWKECNTRRMERDGIKLARRSSGGGAVFHDLGNTCFTFMSTQENHDKKISTKIVLDGLNNIGIQAKISGRNDLVISTKDGERKISGSAYRETSNGVFHHGTLLLHVDINKLTYYLNPDLKKLETKGISSIQSRITNLNTIQPDINHQKICQGLIDAFFKHYKTRTIPETLSMNNVMHIPDFKKQFNKQQDWNWNFGNAPAFTHQLDTRFHWGNVTLHFDIERGIISRSHIFTDSLNPDLLEILAKKLINTPYNTKSIKQCCKQWIEEASTKNKMETYDVCDWLIKSIS, encoded by the coding sequence ATGTACTCTTTAAGATTATTACTATCTGATTCATATGATCCATGGTTTAATTTATCGTTAGAATCATATATATTCCAAAACATGCCTAAAAATCAAACTATACTATTTTTGTGGAGAAATCAAAACACAGTGGTTATAGGACGAGCACAAAATGCATGGAAAGAATGTAATACTCGCCGTATGGAAAGAGACGGCATTAAATTAGCTAGAAGAAGTAGCGGAGGCGGCGCTGTATTTCATGATTTAGGTAACACCTGCTTTACCTTTATGTCAACTCAAGAAAACCATGATAAGAAAATATCTACAAAAATAGTGTTAGATGGATTAAATAATATTGGCATACAAGCTAAAATCTCTGGGAGAAACGATCTCGTAATATCTACAAAAGACGGAGAACGTAAAATTAGTGGTTCTGCCTATCGTGAAACATCTAATGGAGTATTTCATCACGGTACTTTATTATTACATGTAGATATTAATAAACTTACTTATTATCTTAATCCAGATTTAAAAAAATTAGAAACTAAAGGTATCTCTTCTATACAATCAAGAATTACTAACCTAAATACAATTCAACCTGATATTAACCATCAAAAAATTTGTCAAGGATTAATAGACGCTTTTTTCAAACACTATAAAACACGCACAATACCTGAAACATTGTCTATGAATAATGTTATGCATATACCAGATTTCAAAAAACAATTCAATAAACAACAAGATTGGAATTGGAATTTTGGAAACGCTCCAGCATTTACACATCAATTAGATACACGTTTTCACTGGGGTAATGTAACATTACATTTTGATATAGAGCGCGGAATAATAAGTAGAAGTCATATTTTTACAGATAGTTTAAATCCAGATCTATTAGAAATATTAGCTAAAAAATTAATAAATACTCCATATAATACTAAAAGCATCAAACAATGTTGTAAACAATGGATAGAAGAAGCATCAACCAAAAATAAAATGGAAACATATGATGTTTGCGATTGGTTAATAAAAAGTATATCTTAA
- a CDS encoding iron-sulfur cluster assembly accessory protein, with product MKIQKSVKYNIYSGLKKNTAWNGIKLTNSAIKQILHIIEKDPTILGLKINIKKSGCAGFTYIMETVKTLNDDDLTYKINSIKLFIPHDKMPFIDGTEIDYVKEGLNYTFKFNNPQARNLCGCGESFNI from the coding sequence ATGAAAATTCAAAAAAGTGTAAAATACAACATATATTCTGGGTTAAAAAAAAATACTGCCTGGAATGGGATAAAATTAACAAATTCAGCAATAAAACAAATTCTACATATAATAGAAAAAGATCCTACTATTTTAGGATTAAAAATTAATATAAAAAAATCAGGATGCGCAGGATTTACATATATCATGGAAACAGTTAAAACATTAAATGATGATGACTTAACTTACAAAATTAATAGCATCAAACTATTTATACCACATGATAAAATGCCGTTTATTGACGGAACAGAAATAGATTATGTGAAAGAAGGACTAAATTATACATTTAAATTTAATAACCCACAAGCACGAAATTTATGCGGGTGCGGTGAAAGTTTTAATATTTAA
- the sufB gene encoding Fe-S cluster assembly protein SufB, with product MNNNNYKTHDFNKNLIKNNNLHYKEGFFTELNNDELKKGINETVIHAISKKLSEPKWMLNFRLSGYHAWSKMQEPHWLKGYYQKLDYNSYSYFSAPKCSNNHKNTQKNTNIISPINQPKYLIKEVQDTFSKLGVPTQESGNVAIDAIFDSVSVYTTFQNKLAEKGIIFCSLHHAIHNYPDLVRQYLGTVVSCKDNFFAALNAAVVSDGTFVYIPKNVRCPMELSTYFRINSKNTGQFERTIIIAESGSYVSYIEGCSAPIHDHYQLHAAVVEVIVLKNAQVKYSTVQNWFSGNTQTKNGILNFVTKRALCAGKNSKMSWTQSESGSAITWKYPSVILKGENSIGEFFSVAVTNGMQQADTGTKMIHIGKNTKSTIISKGISLGSSQNTYRGLVKIMNTASNARNFTQCDSMLIGEKCSSHTFPTIKSHNHNAQIEHEATTSKISEDQLFYCRQRGINEDNAISMIVSGFCKDIFSKLPLEFSVEAQKLLAITLEHSVG from the coding sequence ATGAATAATAATAACTACAAAACACATGATTTTAATAAAAACTTAATAAAAAATAATAATTTACATTATAAAGAAGGATTTTTTACTGAATTAAACAATGATGAACTTAAAAAAGGTATAAATGAAACTGTAATTCATGCCATTTCAAAAAAATTATCCGAACCAAAATGGATGTTAAATTTTAGACTATCTGGTTATCACGCTTGGTCTAAAATGCAAGAACCTCATTGGCTAAAAGGATATTACCAAAAACTTGATTATAATTCCTATAGTTATTTTTCTGCTCCAAAATGTTCTAATAACCATAAAAACACACAAAAAAATACAAATATCATTTCTCCTATAAATCAACCAAAATATCTTATTAAAGAGGTCCAAGATACCTTCAGTAAACTTGGCGTACCAACACAAGAATCAGGAAATGTAGCAATTGATGCAATATTTGATTCAGTTTCTGTATATACTACTTTTCAAAATAAATTAGCAGAAAAAGGTATAATTTTTTGTTCATTGCACCATGCAATTCATAATTATCCAGACTTGGTACGCCAATATTTAGGTACTGTGGTATCTTGCAAAGATAATTTTTTTGCCGCATTAAACGCAGCAGTAGTATCTGATGGTACATTTGTATATATCCCTAAAAATGTACGATGTCCTATGGAGCTATCAACATATTTTCGCATAAACTCTAAAAACACTGGTCAGTTTGAACGCACTATTATAATTGCTGAATCAGGAAGTTATGTAAGTTATATTGAAGGATGTTCCGCTCCTATTCATGATCATTATCAATTACATGCAGCAGTTGTAGAAGTTATCGTACTAAAAAATGCGCAAGTAAAATACTCAACGGTACAAAACTGGTTTTCTGGAAATACACAAACAAAGAATGGAATTTTAAATTTTGTCACTAAACGTGCATTATGTGCTGGAAAAAACTCTAAAATGTCTTGGACACAATCCGAATCCGGATCTGCCATTACTTGGAAATACCCGAGTGTAATATTAAAAGGAGAAAATTCTATTGGCGAATTTTTTTCAGTTGCTGTAACAAATGGTATGCAACAAGCAGATACTGGAACTAAAATGATTCACATAGGTAAAAATACAAAATCCACGATTATTTCTAAAGGCATATCTCTCGGAAGCAGTCAAAATACCTACAGAGGTCTAGTAAAAATTATGAACACTGCTTCAAACGCTCGAAACTTTACACAATGTGATTCTATGTTAATAGGAGAAAAATGTAGTTCTCATACATTTCCTACAATTAAATCACATAATCATAATGCACAAATAGAACATGAAGCTACAACATCAAAAATAAGTGAAGATCAATTGTTTTATTGTAGACAACGTGGTATCAATGAAGATAATGCTATTTCTATGATTGTTAGTGGATTCTGTAAAGATATATTTTCAAAATTACCTCTAGAATTCTCTGTAGAAGCGCAAAAATTACTAGCTATTACTTTAGAACACAGTGTTGGTTAG
- the sufC gene encoding Fe-S cluster assembly ATPase SufC translates to MLLIKNLDVTINNTSILKQLNLKINSGEIHIIMGPNGSGKSTLSSAISGHKDCIITHGEILFKNKNLLTLKPEERAGEGIFIAFQHPVDIPGISNQLFLYTAVNAVREYRKQPPIDRFDFIKMVQKKMTLLKMPFDFLNRSINVGFSGGEKKRNDILQMMLLEPLLCVLDETDSGLDIDAIKIVYDNLKTLKNKTRSFIIITHYQRILEYIQPDYVHILYNGQIVRSGGISLAKKLEEKGYGWLSK, encoded by the coding sequence ATGTTATTAATAAAAAATTTGGATGTTACAATTAACAACACTTCCATCTTAAAACAATTAAACTTAAAAATTAATTCCGGAGAAATACATATAATTATGGGACCAAACGGATCTGGAAAAAGCACATTATCCTCTGCTATATCTGGACATAAAGATTGTATTATCACTCATGGTGAAATTTTATTTAAAAACAAAAACTTATTAACATTAAAACCAGAAGAGAGAGCTGGAGAAGGAATTTTTATTGCATTTCAACATCCAGTAGATATACCAGGAATCAGTAACCAGTTATTTCTATATACCGCAGTAAATGCTGTACGTGAATATCGTAAACAACCTCCTATAGACCGATTTGATTTTATTAAAATGGTTCAAAAAAAAATGACACTATTAAAAATGCCCTTTGATTTTTTAAACAGATCAATAAACGTCGGATTTTCCGGTGGTGAAAAAAAACGTAATGATATTCTGCAAATGATGTTATTAGAACCATTACTATGTGTTTTAGATGAAACTGACTCCGGATTAGATATAGATGCAATAAAAATTGTTTATGACAATCTAAAAACACTAAAAAATAAAACACGTTCATTTATTATTATTACACATTACCAAAGAATACTAGAATACATTCAGCCAGACTATGTTCACATATTATATAATGGACAAATAGTAAGATCTGGTGGAATTTCTTTAGCAAAAAAACTTGAGGAAAAAGGCTATGGTTGGTTGTCCAAATAA